A DNA window from Aminipila luticellarii contains the following coding sequences:
- a CDS encoding DUF4180 domain-containing protein: MEIRIIKENNVEIAIVNSNELLITDVQSAIDFMGTTEYETGCSCFIVNKSAICEDFFNLSTKIAGEILQKFITYHKKIAIIGDFSIYTSKSLKDFIYECNNGKDIFFLPDEQQAVEKLSRF; this comes from the coding sequence ATGGAAATAAGAATTATTAAAGAAAATAATGTTGAAATAGCTATCGTAAATAGTAATGAGCTTTTGATAACAGATGTACAATCTGCAATAGATTTTATGGGTACAACAGAGTATGAAACCGGATGCAGCTGTTTTATCGTAAACAAATCAGCAATCTGTGAGGACTTTTTTAATTTGAGTACAAAAATAGCTGGTGAGATATTACAAAAGTTTATAACCTATCATAAAAAAATAGCTATTATAGGAGACTTTTCAATTTATACGAGTAAGAGCTTAAAGGATTTTATTTACGAATGTAATAATGGAAAAGATATATTCTTTTTACCTGATGAACAGCAGGCAGTTGAAAAATTAAGTAGATTTTAA
- a CDS encoding DUF2935 domain-containing protein codes for MPYLQNSMELNLFFLRILKEHALFMQLSFMPRDKEWANMAVDLRERLTQLLKQAVILSKGYISQEVMTSGELFTQYTEEAERQMEGFTGVPIDIQITMDEYDMGGAMIPPSSMKPYMDALNQNALALSQQLLQFMKRVLGDVDACRAITTLYPTQIDHLAREVRHYIFMLKMLLSGDMEITPQEFAGEQAFWNEIMREHAQFIDGLLDPSETGLKEQASVFAEQFANLVQQAENAEENPEILPQVTADSKDATYGIENFKSQGAQGILSCKIQSIINPLLSDHVLREANYYLRILGENAQA; via the coding sequence ATGCCATATTTACAAAACTCAATGGAACTCAATTTATTTTTTTTGCGTATACTCAAGGAGCACGCGCTGTTCATGCAGCTTTCTTTTATGCCGAGGGACAAGGAATGGGCCAACATGGCTGTGGATCTTCGCGAGCGACTGACACAATTACTTAAGCAAGCCGTGATACTCTCTAAAGGATATATTTCGCAAGAAGTCATGACCTCGGGAGAACTATTCACACAATATACGGAAGAGGCCGAGCGGCAGATGGAAGGCTTCACTGGAGTACCGATAGATATTCAGATTACCATGGATGAGTATGATATGGGCGGTGCAATGATTCCTCCATCTTCTATGAAACCATACATGGATGCACTCAACCAGAATGCTTTAGCCTTATCACAACAGTTGCTGCAATTTATGAAAAGAGTACTGGGGGATGTTGATGCATGCCGTGCTATTACAACCCTCTATCCAACTCAGATCGACCACCTTGCCCGTGAAGTGCGGCATTATATATTCATGCTGAAAATGCTGTTGTCCGGGGATATGGAGATAACCCCTCAGGAATTTGCCGGAGAACAAGCCTTCTGGAATGAAATTATGAGAGAACATGCCCAATTCATCGATGGCCTGCTTGATCCATCTGAAACTGGACTTAAGGAGCAGGCATCGGTATTTGCTGAACAATTTGCAAATCTTGTTCAGCAGGCTGAAAACGCAGAAGAGAACCCGGAGATTTTACCACAGGTCACGGCCGACAGTAAGGACGCTACATACGGTATTGAAAATTTTAAGTCGCAAGGTGCACAAGGTATACTTTCATGTAAAATCCAATCCATTATTAACCCTCTGCTTTCAGATCATGTGTTGCGTGAAGCAAACTATTATCTGCGCATTTTAGGGGAAAATGCACAAGCATGA
- a CDS encoding L-dopachrome tautomerase-related protein, producing MKYHILLSWNRLDWNFPDANMKSEFEMNQYWKHAIPTGIKVDQNGIIYAAVPRWAEGIPATMNYITIENEKPILHAFPSWEWNQAGNIQVLQSVMGYEIDEHNRMWILDQGKIAYAPSEPGSQKLIIWDLNSNQMIDYITIPNEIAPYRTSFLNDIVVDNKNGFAYITDSGSGWPNHPVVGGIIIYDMKTKAFRRVLDQHYSTQDFPGFIFEIDYRPVYSDRPMKLGADGIALSADRSTLYYCPLTARNLYAVDTALLRDYNIPLEVISNAVQYLGSKGTTTDGMCADNKENVFYTMLEGKGIGFYHADTGQFHKLIAEDRMVWVDGVAFDQNGSILFNSNRLNQIFENPQTQIDWDYPYNFVLWKACINQNIKSYLYG from the coding sequence ATGAAATATCATATATTATTATCCTGGAACCGCTTGGACTGGAATTTTCCAGATGCAAATATGAAGTCTGAATTTGAGATGAATCAATACTGGAAACACGCTATACCTACAGGAATAAAAGTCGATCAAAATGGTATCATCTATGCCGCCGTTCCCCGTTGGGCTGAGGGAATACCCGCAACCATGAATTACATTACGATTGAGAATGAAAAGCCGATTCTTCATGCATTTCCCAGTTGGGAATGGAACCAAGCCGGAAATATTCAGGTCCTACAATCTGTCATGGGATATGAAATCGATGAGCATAACCGGATGTGGATTTTAGATCAGGGAAAAATTGCCTACGCCCCTTCTGAACCCGGTTCTCAGAAATTAATTATATGGGATTTGAATTCCAATCAAATGATTGACTACATAACAATCCCAAATGAAATTGCCCCCTACCGCACATCTTTTTTAAATGATATTGTTGTAGACAATAAAAATGGCTTTGCCTATATTACCGATTCCGGAAGTGGGTGGCCCAATCATCCGGTCGTGGGCGGAATTATCATTTATGACATGAAAACCAAAGCCTTCCGGCGGGTACTGGATCAGCATTACAGCACACAAGATTTCCCCGGATTCATATTTGAAATTGACTATAGACCAGTATACAGTGATCGCCCTATGAAATTGGGTGCGGATGGCATCGCCTTGTCAGCAGATCGATCCACTCTTTATTACTGCCCGCTGACAGCCCGAAATTTGTACGCCGTCGACACAGCACTGCTTCGGGATTACAATATACCTTTAGAAGTAATTAGCAACGCTGTCCAATACCTTGGCAGCAAAGGCACCACAACAGATGGCATGTGTGCTGATAATAAAGAAAATGTTTTTTACACCATGCTGGAAGGAAAGGGTATTGGCTTCTATCATGCTGATACCGGTCAATTCCACAAACTTATTGCTGAAGATCGGATGGTGTGGGTAGATGGCGTAGCCTTTGACCAAAATGGCTCTATTCTCTTTAACAGCAATCGGCTCAACCAGATTTTTGAAAACCCTCAGACCCAAATTGACTGGGACTATCCATACAATTTCGTTCTCTGGAAAGCCTGTATTAATCAAAATATAAAATCCTACTTATATGGATAA
- the feoB gene encoding ferrous iron transport protein B produces the protein MTLQELEIGKSASILSVGGEGALRQHFLDMGLIPGAEVTMVKLAPMGDPMQLKIHGYELTIRIADAKKIQIKPIDTPAEEKEINRNKKQIPHPGLGEGGKYHVKANEHPLKDGEQLTFALAGNQNSGKTTFFNRLTGANQHVGNFPGVTVDRKDGVIKGHENTLVTDLPGIYSMSPYSSEEIVTREFILHEKPKGIINIVDASNIERNLYLTLQLMELEVPMVIALNMMDEVRENGGSILINEMEQLLGVPVVPISAAKNEGIDETIEHALHVAKYQEKPGRMDFCSTDGEGSAVHRCIHSIMHLIEDHAKKAGIPERFAATKLAERDKLVLEKLNLDDNEKDILEHIILQMEKERGLDCAAAIADMRFSFIQKLCSATVIKPKESKEHARSRKIDQILTGKYTAIPAFIAIMGLVFWLTFNVIGAFFVNLLDMGITWLTNITDTALGALDVNPALHSLIIDGVFNGVGSVLSFLPIIVTLFFFLSMLEDSGYMARVAFVMDKLLRKIGLSGRSIVPMLIGFGCTVPGVMASRTLSSERDRKMTILLTPFMSCSAKLPIYVFFTAAFFPKHGALVMIALYFTGIAMGILVTFLLKGSVFRGEAVPFVMELPNYRMPGSKNVAQLLWEKAKDFMQRAFTIIFIATIVIWVLQTFDLRFEIVTNSQDSILASAAGIIAPIFKPLGFGDWRISTALITGFIAKESVVSTLSVLIPSKTILFSLLTPLNAAGLLVFCLLYTPCVAAVASIKRELGGKWTMVVVIGQCVIAWLAAFIVHMVGLLIGL, from the coding sequence ATGACTTTACAAGAATTAGAAATCGGGAAATCAGCTTCTATTTTATCAGTAGGGGGAGAAGGTGCCTTACGGCAGCATTTCCTTGATATGGGACTGATTCCCGGAGCAGAAGTTACCATGGTAAAGCTGGCGCCTATGGGCGATCCTATGCAGTTAAAAATTCATGGATATGAATTGACTATTAGAATAGCAGATGCTAAAAAGATACAAATCAAACCGATTGATACCCCCGCTGAAGAAAAAGAAATCAATCGGAATAAAAAACAGATTCCTCATCCGGGTCTGGGAGAAGGAGGGAAATACCATGTAAAGGCAAATGAGCATCCTTTAAAAGATGGAGAACAGCTGACCTTTGCACTTGCGGGAAATCAAAATTCAGGAAAAACGACTTTTTTTAACCGGCTGACCGGTGCGAACCAGCACGTTGGAAATTTTCCCGGAGTGACGGTAGATAGAAAAGATGGAGTGATAAAAGGGCATGAAAATACTCTGGTAACCGATCTACCGGGTATTTATTCCATGTCTCCTTACAGCAGCGAGGAAATTGTGACCAGAGAGTTTATATTACACGAAAAGCCCAAAGGCATTATAAACATAGTGGATGCATCCAATATTGAAAGAAATTTATATTTAACGTTGCAGCTGATGGAACTGGAGGTTCCTATGGTCATAGCGCTGAATATGATGGATGAGGTTCGTGAAAATGGTGGTTCCATATTGATCAATGAAATGGAGCAGCTGCTTGGCGTTCCGGTGGTGCCCATTTCAGCAGCGAAGAATGAAGGAATTGATGAAACCATAGAACATGCGCTTCATGTGGCAAAATATCAGGAAAAGCCGGGAAGAATGGATTTTTGCAGTACGGACGGAGAGGGAAGTGCCGTACACAGATGCATTCACAGCATTATGCATCTTATTGAAGATCACGCAAAAAAGGCAGGAATTCCCGAGCGGTTTGCAGCTACCAAATTAGCGGAAAGGGACAAGCTGGTTCTGGAGAAATTGAATCTGGATGACAATGAAAAAGACATACTGGAGCATATTATCCTTCAGATGGAAAAAGAGCGCGGGCTGGATTGTGCCGCAGCCATTGCAGACATGAGATTTAGCTTTATTCAGAAACTGTGTTCGGCAACCGTGATAAAGCCAAAGGAAAGCAAGGAGCATGCAAGGAGCCGAAAAATCGATCAAATCCTGACTGGAAAATACACAGCTATTCCGGCTTTTATAGCGATTATGGGTCTGGTCTTTTGGCTGACGTTTAATGTTATTGGTGCTTTTTTTGTTAATTTGCTTGATATGGGCATCACCTGGCTTACCAATATAACTGATACAGCTTTAGGTGCATTGGATGTGAATCCCGCTCTTCATTCCTTGATTATTGACGGCGTTTTTAACGGTGTGGGAAGTGTACTGAGCTTTCTGCCTATTATTGTCACGCTGTTCTTTTTTCTGTCCATGTTGGAGGACAGCGGGTATATGGCACGAGTAGCTTTCGTTATGGACAAGCTCCTAAGAAAAATTGGCCTTTCAGGGCGGAGCATTGTCCCGATGCTAATTGGATTTGGCTGTACCGTACCCGGAGTCATGGCGAGCAGAACACTTTCCTCTGAGAGGGACAGAAAGATGACGATATTATTGACTCCTTTCATGAGCTGCTCGGCAAAGCTTCCTATTTATGTATTCTTTACGGCAGCATTTTTTCCCAAGCATGGGGCACTGGTTATGATTGCCCTGTATTTTACCGGGATTGCCATGGGAATTCTTGTGACTTTTTTATTGAAAGGAAGCGTTTTCAGAGGAGAAGCGGTGCCATTTGTCATGGAATTACCGAATTATCGTATGCCGGGAAGCAAAAATGTAGCACAGCTGTTATGGGAAAAAGCCAAGGATTTTATGCAGAGAGCTTTTACTATTATTTTTATAGCGACCATTGTTATCTGGGTCTTACAGACTTTTGATCTGCGGTTTGAAATTGTAACGAATTCTCAGGACAGTATACTTGCTTCCGCAGCAGGCATTATCGCTCCGATCTTTAAACCGTTAGGCTTCGGCGACTGGCGAATTTCCACGGCACTGATTACCGGCTTCATAGCGAAGGAAAGCGTTGTTTCTACTTTATCTGTGCTTATACCTTCCAAGACGATACTGTTCAGTTTGCTGACCCCATTAAACGCAGCAGGATTATTAGTGTTCTGCCTCCTGTATACGCCCTGTGTGGCCGCTGTCGCCTCCATCAAACGTGAACTGGGGGGCAAATGGACCATGGTTGTTGTGATAGGACAGTGCGTCATTGCATGGTTGGCAGCATTCATTGTACATATGGTCGGATTGTTAATCGGACTATGA
- a CDS encoding Na+/H+ antiporter, giving the protein MDLLAIILLLMLALLISNVIGHYVPFIPMALTQIIFGVIIALIIGDYTFEIGAEWFLLLFVAPLLYNDGRHFSREELWGMKAQIFGNAFVLVILTTVICGYVINQLIPSVPIAAALALAAILSPTDPVAVNGIAKRINVPEKVMVLVRGESLINDASGLIAFKYAIAAAVTGYFSLKEAALDFSYTFLIAVISGVLFGLVITFTRFNLRKNGINDPVFHSLLQILTPFGIYIVTEDLLHASGIIAVVAAGIIYSIVREHTETYMAEEQLLTENTWSIILFVLNGFVFLLLGMNIPSAMFETISNPDMGNWLVFGYVAVIGFVILAIRFVWSLVSKAYSYYVGKRKDAEKPEIKTALITTLAGVRGAVTMAGVLTVPAVLENGEIFPARSLIIFIAAGVILLLLILATVLLPLLCKENPESNAQEGTDLTWAKNKLLLSAIKKIKEETTVENESAALQLIDEYTVSFQKNLYGHKSDEEHAERYNRKINEIRLLALNMQRKYISELLEKDEIDSTVFAFLTKFLDYREENVDYNFRSGAVFFLKRVMRGFSRLSGKRYKKSGVELEHLHFIRDVQIKAMEAAVEGLEKYAKTQEQPEYIYAVVFDYEKMLQRVKRTNDRDDDRMEEQKEELRFKVLDAERSEIRRLYEAGEINGEQEKELRRFTNYIESIILYEHNE; this is encoded by the coding sequence GTGGATTTATTAGCAATTATTTTACTTCTGATGCTTGCTCTTTTGATATCTAATGTAATCGGACATTATGTTCCGTTTATCCCCATGGCATTGACTCAAATTATATTTGGGGTCATTATAGCACTTATTATAGGGGACTATACGTTCGAAATCGGAGCAGAATGGTTCTTGCTTTTGTTTGTAGCACCGCTTTTGTATAATGATGGACGGCATTTCTCAAGAGAAGAACTGTGGGGAATGAAGGCTCAAATATTTGGCAATGCTTTTGTTCTTGTTATACTGACTACCGTCATTTGCGGCTATGTCATTAATCAGCTTATACCCAGTGTTCCCATTGCTGCGGCTTTGGCGCTGGCGGCAATTCTGTCTCCCACAGATCCTGTGGCTGTCAATGGCATTGCTAAAAGAATAAATGTGCCTGAAAAAGTGATGGTTCTTGTAAGGGGAGAGTCGCTGATCAATGATGCGTCCGGCCTTATTGCATTTAAATATGCCATCGCAGCGGCTGTTACCGGATATTTCTCCCTAAAGGAAGCTGCTTTGGATTTTTCTTATACCTTTCTGATTGCAGTAATTTCCGGGGTTCTCTTCGGGCTGGTCATAACGTTCACTCGCTTTAACCTGCGTAAAAATGGAATAAATGATCCGGTGTTCCATTCGCTGCTTCAAATCCTGACTCCATTTGGCATCTATATCGTTACAGAGGATCTGTTGCATGCTTCTGGAATTATTGCTGTGGTGGCGGCCGGAATCATTTATTCCATTGTCAGGGAGCACACCGAGACGTATATGGCGGAAGAACAGCTGCTCACAGAAAACACATGGTCGATTATTTTATTTGTTTTAAATGGATTTGTTTTCTTATTATTGGGAATGAATATTCCATCGGCTATGTTTGAAACGATTTCCAATCCGGATATGGGCAACTGGCTGGTCTTTGGGTATGTAGCCGTTATCGGATTTGTCATTCTTGCTATTCGTTTCGTCTGGTCCCTGGTGAGCAAGGCATATAGTTATTATGTGGGGAAAAGAAAGGATGCGGAAAAGCCTGAAATAAAGACAGCTCTGATTACGACCTTAGCCGGTGTACGCGGTGCGGTGACGATGGCCGGCGTTCTGACGGTGCCGGCTGTTTTAGAAAATGGAGAAATATTTCCGGCACGTTCGCTGATTATTTTTATTGCAGCGGGAGTGATTCTGCTGCTGCTGATTCTTGCTACGGTGCTTCTACCTTTGCTCTGCAAGGAAAACCCGGAAAGCAATGCACAAGAGGGTACAGACCTGACCTGGGCTAAAAACAAGCTTTTGCTGTCGGCAATTAAAAAGATTAAAGAGGAAACAACTGTAGAAAATGAGTCTGCGGCGTTACAACTGATAGATGAATATACCGTCAGCTTTCAGAAGAATCTTTACGGACATAAATCAGATGAAGAGCACGCGGAACGCTATAACCGCAAGATCAATGAGATCCGTTTGCTGGCTCTAAATATGCAGAGAAAATATATCAGCGAGCTTTTGGAAAAGGATGAGATAGACAGTACTGTTTTTGCCTTTCTGACCAAGTTCCTTGATTATAGAGAAGAAAATGTAGACTATAATTTCCGATCGGGCGCTGTGTTTTTCTTAAAACGTGTGATGCGGGGGTTCAGCCGTTTAAGCGGAAAACGATATAAGAAGTCAGGTGTGGAATTAGAACATCTGCATTTTATAAGAGATGTTCAGATCAAAGCCATGGAAGCTGCTGTGGAAGGCCTGGAAAAGTACGCTAAAACACAAGAGCAGCCCGAATATATTTATGCTGTGGTTTTTGATTATGAAAAAATGCTCCAGAGGGTGAAACGTACAAACGACCGGGATGATGACAGAATGGAAGAGCAAAAGGAAGAACTGCGGTTTAAGGTATTGGATGCTGAACGTTCTGAAATACGCAGGCTGTATGAAGCTGGTGAAATAAATGGCGAGCAGGAAAAAGAACTGAGAAGATTTACAAACTATATTGAGAGCATCATTTTGTATGAACATAATGAATAA
- a CDS encoding DNA-3-methyladenine glycosylase — translation MKKLDREFYDRDSVLVAKELLGKILVHETNGQRISAKIVETEAYMGVEDKAAHSYGGKRTPRVEVMYGSSGFSYIFMIYGMHCCFNIVTNEKEKPQAVLIRAAEPLEGVEWMAQKRFKKPYEQLTKLQRRGLTNGPGKLCCALSLDRSFNGMDLCGDEVYVEDGKTRNSNIVTTKRVNIDYAEEARDYPWRFYIKDNEYVSVK, via the coding sequence ATGAAAAAACTGGACAGGGAATTCTATGACCGGGATTCCGTTTTAGTTGCTAAAGAGCTTTTGGGGAAGATACTTGTACACGAAACAAACGGTCAAAGAATTTCAGCCAAGATTGTGGAAACAGAAGCTTATATGGGCGTTGAAGATAAGGCTGCCCATTCCTATGGCGGTAAGAGGACGCCCAGGGTAGAAGTGATGTATGGAAGCTCCGGATTTTCTTATATATTTATGATTTATGGAATGCACTGTTGTTTCAATATAGTAACGAATGAAAAAGAAAAGCCTCAGGCCGTGTTAATAAGAGCCGCTGAGCCACTGGAAGGAGTGGAATGGATGGCGCAGAAGAGATTTAAAAAGCCATATGAGCAGTTAACAAAGCTTCAGCGGCGAGGTCTCACCAACGGACCGGGAAAACTATGCTGTGCATTGTCATTGGACCGGAGCTTTAACGGTATGGATTTATGCGGTGATGAAGTATATGTAGAGGACGGAAAAACCAGAAACTCAAATATAGTGACCACAAAACGTGTAAATATTGACTATGCTGAAGAAGCGAGAGATTATCCCTGGAGATTTTATATAAAAGACAATGAATATGTATCTGTCAAGTAA
- a CDS encoding SDR family oxidoreductase — MNPFYPYLGYKEECNQVPIQFPPQHQPVQPGLETLMVPKPVFNDPAYIGTGKLKGKVALITGGDSGIGRAASVAFAKEGADVCIVYYNEHEDARITKSYIESHGRKCLLFAGDIRDEDFCRKTVSDCVSELGRLDVLVNNAGVQFPQDSIEDISMEQMETTFRINFFGMFLMTKLALPHLTCGSAIINTASVTAYIGYDDLIDYSSTKGAIVSFTRAMARSLVSKGIRVNAVAPGPIWTPLQPASRSAEYIETFGSDNPMKRAGQPVELAPTYVYLACDDSSYVTGQVLHVDGGQSMQS, encoded by the coding sequence ATGAATCCATTTTATCCCTATTTAGGATATAAAGAAGAATGTAATCAGGTACCCATTCAATTTCCGCCTCAGCATCAGCCGGTACAACCCGGTCTGGAAACGCTGATGGTGCCAAAGCCCGTCTTTAACGATCCGGCCTACATTGGAACCGGAAAATTAAAAGGTAAGGTAGCATTGATAACCGGCGGAGACAGCGGTATCGGAAGAGCTGCTTCTGTAGCTTTTGCAAAAGAAGGAGCAGATGTCTGTATTGTTTATTATAATGAGCATGAAGATGCGCGAATAACTAAATCATACATTGAATCCCACGGCAGAAAGTGCCTTTTATTTGCGGGAGATATACGAGATGAAGATTTTTGCAGAAAGACGGTCTCCGATTGTGTTTCAGAATTGGGGCGCCTGGATGTGCTGGTAAACAATGCCGGTGTACAGTTCCCGCAAGACAGTATTGAGGACATTTCCATGGAGCAGATGGAAACCACCTTTAGAATCAACTTCTTCGGAATGTTTCTGATGACGAAGCTGGCACTGCCTCATTTAACCTGCGGCAGTGCCATCATCAATACCGCTTCCGTTACCGCTTATATCGGATATGATGATCTGATCGACTACTCCAGTACAAAAGGAGCCATTGTCAGCTTTACCCGAGCCATGGCGCGTTCTCTGGTCTCAAAAGGGATTCGAGTCAATGCCGTAGCTCCCGGGCCTATCTGGACGCCTCTGCAGCCGGCCAGCCGTTCTGCCGAGTACATTGAAACCTTCGGTTCAGATAACCCAATGAAAAGAGCCGGGCAGCCTGTAGAGCTTGCGCCGACCTATGTATACCTTGCCTGTGATGACTCCTCCTACGTGACGGGGCAAGTTCTTCACGTGGATGGCGGCCAGTCTATGCAATCATAA
- the ku gene encoding non-homologous end joining protein Ku, translating into MISRKSVITFGMVAIPIAMHTTTQDHDIHFNQLHKEDNSRIRYKKTCAHCGKEITAGDIVKGFEYDKDKYVVVTDEEIEKVKTEKEKSIQILHFAQLNQISPVYYEKTYQAVPETGGEKAFELLRSALMTEQKIAIGKTVMGTKDTLMAIIPREDGILISTMFYADDIKELQKQYVKPEVSDQELNMAKVLIDSMDTPFDPSKYKDEYQERLRALIETKISGKEIVAAEPDRAGKVIDLMDALKASVEKAKKDKEMA; encoded by the coding sequence ATGATATCACGTAAATCAGTAATAACTTTCGGCATGGTTGCCATTCCCATTGCCATGCATACCACCACACAGGATCATGATATTCATTTCAACCAGCTGCACAAGGAGGATAACAGCCGCATTCGTTATAAGAAGACTTGTGCGCACTGCGGTAAGGAAATCACTGCGGGAGACATTGTAAAAGGTTTTGAGTATGACAAGGACAAGTATGTAGTGGTCACAGATGAAGAGATTGAAAAGGTTAAGACAGAAAAAGAGAAATCCATTCAGATTCTTCACTTTGCCCAGTTGAATCAGATTTCTCCGGTGTATTATGAAAAAACGTATCAAGCCGTACCGGAGACAGGAGGGGAAAAGGCTTTTGAACTTCTCCGTTCTGCATTGATGACCGAACAGAAAATTGCCATAGGAAAAACGGTCATGGGAACCAAGGATACCCTGATGGCCATTATACCTCGGGAGGATGGTATTCTCATTTCGACCATGTTTTATGCCGACGACATTAAGGAGCTTCAAAAACAGTACGTAAAGCCGGAGGTTTCTGATCAGGAATTGAATATGGCGAAGGTACTGATCGATTCCATGGATACCCCTTTTGACCCTTCAAAATATAAGGATGAATATCAGGAAAGGCTTCGCGCGCTCATTGAGACCAAAATATCCGGAAAAGAGATCGTTGCCGCAGAACCGGATCGTGCCGGCAAGGTTATTGATCTGATGGATGCCTTGAAAGCCAGTGTGGAGAAAGCTAAGAAAGACAAGGAAATGGCGTGA